From the genome of Nicotiana tabacum cultivar K326 chromosome 17, ASM71507v2, whole genome shotgun sequence:
TATTGCTATTAAGCTGAAAGTTGTTGCCTTGACTTATGACTTGATTTTCCTCACTGGTTTGTGGGTTCTTTGGAGAAGAACTCACATTGATGTTGTTTttaccttttccttttcttttatccacTTGTTGCCATCCTCCCTCCAAGGTAGATGTGGAAGCCTTGGTGACTTGTTTGTCACTCATATTTGTATCGACTTCCATTTGTTGTGTTCCATGTTTTGTACTAATAGTGCTAGAAGTGGGCTTATTAGGACTATATATATTGCGTTTGTTaatctggttgttgttgtttctctcAGCCTGCTGgttcctcttttcttcttctgcTAGCTACTTATTTTGGgtatccacatgatcaattttaGGGGCACTTTGACAGACCTCCCTTGTGTGACCTTGGATTCTATAATGAGAGCAAAAAAGGGGGATTGTTTCGTATTCAATTTTTTGATTGATTGTCTCCAAAATACCTTTTGGGTTTTGAATGGCCACCTGAACTTCCGTATTTAGAGGTTTCAATAAATCTATATCAATTCTCATTTTTGTTGTCGTTGGTCTGGTTTTTGTCCGAGTGGCTTTATCCATGACAATTGGTGTTCCAATAGGCCCAACAATCCTACAGAGGGCTGCCCACTCATAGTAATGCCATGGAAGATATAGAAGATTGATCCACACCGACGCTAGAGACGTAGCCTTGTTTGGTTTGAAATTAGCGGTCCACCTCTGTATCTTCATGGAATGGTCGTCGCCAAATTGTATAAAGGTATATGAAGCTATTAAATTGTAGTCTTCTTCATTCTCAACATCAATGAATACATGTTTAGCATCATTGGCCCCAATTTTCAGATGCCCTTTAGTAGGCACGATTCTCGCAAAATCTGCCCTAATTTTGTCAATTTGGGGGCGATTTCGATCGAAGTTACCTATTAGCGTCCATTTGCAAGTCTCGGCTAGTAGATCATGTTATTCCTTTGTGAATATTACTACTGGTTTTCCGTTGATGATTTCATGCTTCCTGTGTTGGAGTTTGATTCTGCCCTTATTTGTAGATTGCTCCTTTAGCCCTAGGGCTTCTCTGTGAGTAGCCTAATCTTTTGGGTTGGGATTTTCCCCCAAATTCACAGCTTGAGTGTTAATGTTGTGGTTTCTTTGGGAATTTGTGTTAAGGGGTGGGAAATTCATAACATCTGGTGGATCTGGGGGCTTGTGTGTGCTCGTTCCTAGCGGAGGAACGTAGAAACTCATGACTGAGTTCTGATGGAGATAGCCGTTTCCGGCTAGATATTAACGTTGAGTCGACATGAGAAAAGCTTGTCTACGATGTCGGTGTTTATTACTCATTTttagttggatttcatctcaggagtccatcttccaatattcctgcaatttagCAATACTCAACAATttttgggaacacaattcaatgcttttagactaaaacaaaagctaaaaggcactAAAAGACGCCAAGGGATTGTGGCCGGATATATTACCAGAAGTACTATGTGCCTATCGAACAATGCCAAAAACGAGCACAGGGGAAACGTCATACTCGTTAAtctatgggactgatgcagtaataccagtcgaggtcggGGAGCCTAGTCTAAGATAGTTTCACGAAAGCGGACCCCAAAATGATGACAGTAGAAGGCAGGAACTCGACGAAGTCGgggaacgaagagatatggcctacGTAAGAATGGTTTCCCAAAAGCAACAAACAGAATACTACTataacaagagagaaaagatcaGGCCActtaaagtcggggactacgtgcttaaagctaaaacacaagcaagcaaagacccaCGGGAAGGCAAACTAGGAACAAACTAGGACCCTACAAAATCACGGCAACAGCAAGCAAAGGGTCATTCACACTAGAAATAGTGGAAGAAAAGAGACTACCAAATAACTGGAATATTAaacacctcaagtacttcaacttttaaaggACGAGGTCCCCAAAGTcacactctttttccctcactcaagttttgtcccaattgggttttctcgagTAGGTTTTTAGCGAGGCGATGATGGGGATACTTCAGGATTGAAGTGCGCACAGACGAAGATACTGGGCGACCAGTTAATTGCTCGATCTCTAACTATTTTCCAGctcgaccaatgaagggactagatagaccggGACTGGGACTGAACTACCAGCCAGCTCCCGGAAAATAtgtaaatctctccaagaatATGAATAAAGCACAAGTACATGAAGTTACTTCTGATTTCCCCAAGCAAAGGTTACATTCTACCTCGTTCGAGTTAACACCTACTCGGCCTACGGCCTCAACTAATTAAAGGTTATACTAATTAACACCTATTCAGCCCGCTGCCTCATataattaaaggttacattcaACTTCGTTCGAATTAGCACCTATTCGGCCAACGgcctcaattaattaaaggttacattcgtCCTCGTTCAAATTAGCACATACTCGTCCTACGACCTCAATTAAttagttacattcgacctcgttcgaattagcACCTATTCAGCCCACgacctcaattaattaaaggttacattcgaccacATTCCAATTAACACCTACTCGCCCTACGACCTTAACTAAATGAAGGCTACTTTCAATCTCGTTCAGCTTACTCAAACAAATTTGTTGCAACAAAGGAAATCAAGCAACAAAATCAGAAAAGCGCACAAACCCGAACAAAGAAAAGGAATCATGTACGAATAACAAAACTAACACTTCaaacttaaaatatttttacaAAGGTTGCACACCTACAAAAAGTACACATAAGTCTGCGGTTAAACCAAAAAGAATAACTAATCACCGCCTggcccagtagcaccaccagttTGATCGCCTAGACCGTCTCCACCTATCTCCTCGCCATCGCCAGCGAGATATTCATCCTCATACTAGGCATCTTGTtcgatccgatccgatccgatccacATCGTCATCACTAGCTTCCGGTGTAGCGGGATTATAGAACGAAGAATGCAGATCGCGATAGTGAAAACCTCCGCCTTCTCTAAGCCCATCGCCTTATCAGCAACCTCTCCACTCAGAGCGTCCACTTTGAATTGACACTCCTAGAGCTCGACACACAATGAAACCACTTGGGCTTGAAGATCGGCACATTGAGCCTCAACCCCCTTACTCACCTCGAGTTCTTCTTCTTTGTCCCTCAACGCCCCTTCGAGTTCGCCTGCATTTTTTGATGACCCTCACCAACTCGTCATCCTTCTCCTTCATTTCATCTTGGAGATCCCGGAAATTAATGCTCCCACCAAGCCACCTGCAAAGCTAGTGGTGTTTATCACGGTATTCGTGATATTTCCGCTCCATCTTCTGAAAAATAGCCTTATGCCTTTCCTCCCGTCGGGCGCTCTCGATCTCCAAAATCACGGTCTGAAAAAAAGACAGAAAACAAGGAATAAGAACGAAATTGAGCtcaaagagaaaaacaaaagaacaaaGAGCACCAAGAGAAGGGACTACGTCCTCGGTATCCACCAGCAAATCCAGGTCCAAGGGGATCGTAATGGTCTGCGTGGTCCCCTCCAATCTCACCTCTAGTCGGGTAAGCCCTTCCCCATCATCCTCACCTCCTCAGCATCCATATCGGAGCCCGTCTCGTAACCTTCTTCGGCTACACTTTTCCCCTTTGTGTCAACCCGAGAAGAAGGATCCTCGACCGATAGCGAGGCCGATGGCTCATCGTGTCGTAAGGTGTTAGGAACTCTCGCTAACGGCCCCTCAAAATCCATCATGGCCTCAGGGAGAGATGTACCCTCCTCGGCCCCCGATAACGGCAGATTCATAGACGGTAACTCGGCGTCATCTCCAAGATCTATGATCGTCGTTTCTCGGATGACGAAATCCTTCATCACTGAGCTCCCCGCACAGACAGTTTTTTCTCTGACATCTACAGATCGCCTCTTACGGGGAAGCAAATTATCACCGTTCGGTGACGATTCCTCTTCGTCGTCCTCGTCTATTCGATAATGCAGACAAGAAGTCGGGAGTCCCGTAGCAGGCGTAGTTGATGACCGAGCAGACCTCATGGCGGCAGAAGGAACAAAAGCTGCTTCCTTTTGCGAAATGCTGGAGCAGGAGCCTTAATCCTTTTCGAAGATTCTCGGGCTGCAAAAGAAAAGTTAAAAGACTGTCACTTCCTGCACAAAATCGCAACGAGCAGGCGACCATGAGGTCGAAACGGCATGGACAAAAGATAACAAACATATAGGTGAATACAGATAGACGAACTCACCGGTCACTGAAGGTGCGGGACCAAATTTCTTGATAAAAGCCGGCCATTCACGAATCCCTGTTGTGAGAGGCAAGACCTGGCTGACCCAATCATGAATGTCCGCAACCAAAGGAGGGGGCGAAGTCTCGGCTGCGCGAGGGAAAGACGTAATATTAGACTACGACTAAAAACGGGCAAAACAAACGCTTGGCAAAGATACTTACAGGCATAATTCCAAGCCTCAGGAAATCCGCTTGCGTTGGCTACCACGTCCTCGGTCTTGACGAAGAAGTAGCTGAGCCAGAATTGACGATTTGCTTTGTCGTCCATCTTCACTACCAAACTTTTACTTCCTCGGTGACAAAGATGCAGCATCGTCCCCCTATAGAACTAGGGGCGAAGAGGTGCATTAGGTGGCAAAGAGAGACTAGCCAACTCCGCATATTTCGTCAACATGCGGATAAGCTTGTAAATGTAATGGGAGAGCTGGGTCGGGCAGATGCCGTAGTAGCGGCAAAATTCATCCGCCAATGGGAGAAGAGGAAAGGAATAGCCTACATAGAACGGATACGCGTAGAACGTGAAATATCCTGGGCAGTGTATTTGTACCACGTCGCATCTCGCCGGAACCAAATCGACGTGAGTCGGAATTCTGAACTTTGCCCTAAATTCAGCGAGATCGACCTCGTTCATCACCGATTCCGAGACCTCAGGGTCGTCTTCGGGTAACTTTGAAAAGCCATATCTAGTCTTTTCACTACGAGAAATTATTTCCTCTACCGTAAGAAATTTGTCATCCTCAGGGGCAACAGAAACATCGTCATTGTGAGGATGCATACGTACCGCCAAGGGGGTAGGGTTAGCCGCCATACCGAAGCCAGAGGGTGCATTAACCATATTCTTGAAGGGGGATGTTTTAAGCACAGGAGTTGGAAGCAACGAAGATCGTTGGGATCAGGAGAGTGGACATGCAACGACGAAGCAAAAAGGAGACTAGAGTTCAGTATGGAAAATGAAGGAAAGAAACACATGGGATTCGATATTAGGAGAATGCAAACTAACACAAATGGTCTCAGACCCCTATTTATAAGGGTTCAAGCACTAAGACCGAGAAATGAGGCCATCATTACCCAACGCACGTATCGAAACGGCAAAGGCGCAAGAAACGACGCAAAGCGTCGGGAAAACGCGTCATAATGACGCATGATGTCATGACGTAATTCTGAAACAATGCATTCCCGAAGTTTGCAACTCACGAAAAGTCATGTCGCCACCTCGCCTAAAGCACCGCTACCCAACTTGCTCTCCTAATTTCGTCAACTACGATAAACAGAGTCCGCTCATCAAGGTCATCCGAGCTCGGCCTTAATAAGCGGAGGTACTAACTGTATAGGCCAAAATCTGTCTTCTGAATATCTAGCATAATATGGCATTAAAGAAAGTTATCGGTCGAGCTCGCTCAAGACGCAACGAGGTCAATGGCCGAGGTGCCGACATGAGCCGTGGTCGAGATATCGCAAATCACAGTCAAGATGTCAGCGAGGGTCGAGGTCGAAATTGACTATTGATAATAAGACTTGTAACGGCTAATTTGTTAGGATAGGATACTAAAagggaatattctagtggatatttcctgcatttgtactattagggtttcctaaaaaaaatacctcatatatatagaaagaagagGCAATGATATGGGCATGTAATATTCATtctgataagaacacttttgagAAGAGGATTCTCTCTCTGACAAAAACACAAAGATTACCTTTTTACAAATATTCTTGTTCATATATTATTCCTCACTTTTCCATCGAATCCGAGGATCGTTCATGCGAATCTTGGATCtatctgtcattcatcattgtcagacaAAATACTCGTCCCATCCATCTATTATCGGGTGAATCATCCTCTTTATgtcaataaatgacatttaagtaaataaagaggATGATTCACCCGATAATAGATGGATGGGACgagtattttatatttataatcACCAATCATATACAGAATCTGTCCCATCTACTATACGTTTTTTGTGCTTAATATCTAGAGttattatccttaattaaatttaaTCTCATACTACgtaaatttaatagtttaaccgaagattatattttttggtcaaacagtttAAGCAcccaagaaaaaaaaaggaacaaaaagtCGAACTATTAAAGAGAAGAATCAAAGTAAAACGAACAGACGGCACTGAATTCGATTTGATTTTTTAAATACGTACTTACCAAGTcgaaaatcaaaaaattaaactGAAATTGCTCTAATCACATATTACAAATTCATTCTCACCAGTTTTTTTCTCTTCTCTCAAACCTCCGCCACCCCTTCCTTTTTTTCCTTCCTTAAAAAAGGCATGCTGATGATACACGTTTTTGGCTTAGGAAATGTGCAAGTTTCAAAACGCCACCGCGTTAGATTAAGAAAAATGGCTTAAAAGTGGTTAGTAAAATATTAGTTTTATGGAAGCTTCCAAAAACTTTGTTTCTTGCTCAGCTTTTTTCTTCTTGTGAGTTCTTAATTTTCTTGATACCTAAGACTTCGTCATATACCTAGAAGAGTCACTGCCGAAGCAAAAACAAATACAGTTGTgaactttaaaaatactaaattagGATGTCGCCTGAGACGTTTGAGAATTATCTTGCACTTTAGGTAATCTTGAGTTTCAAAAATTATGCGAAGCTCCCacatttagcttttaaattttaataatctCCTCAACAAAAATATATTGTTATGGAGGTCAAATACTATGGCTCTATTTTTTGGCTTGTGAAATTCGCTAAAGTAATTCTCTTTTGcactaaaagaagaagaagataagcctgaaaaataaagagagaagaaTGTACAAATTACATCTACAAATTATATGCTTTATAACTTACTGGTTGTAACTCTATCAGCATCACTAAATGCAGGAAACCGACAAACTGTATCAAACAAATAATTTGaatcaaaccgagaaaaaaaatcaGACTATGATtcagtttggtttggtttagtgttggaaaaaaacccgaccataattggtttggtttggtttggttttaactaaaaaaaaaatcaaactgaAACTAAACCAACCCGAGGTTTATATGCATAGaagtttttaatatatttaatatataaaaatatttattgtagcgtagtttataaatattttttaaactttttattcaCAGTGTTATCTTTTTAACTTATTATTTCAAGAttggacttataatttttgaatgctccaataagttttatagtccaaactgttagtaactcaaataaatcgcaaaccaaaatcaaatcaatactaatgctgataaaagacattcaatttaATTTTATTAGGAATTACAATAGTGTTGGAGATCTATTTTTCGTTTtttcatggtttagataaaatgtataacttTTTTTTAAGTGTTTAGTCATGTAAAATATAGTACTTTTAAGTGTTCATTTTCATGATgccttattaataatatttatttattgcGATTTTACTATCTTTATTaatgttgaatattttagtacaatacCATGACTCACCTCgtaatttatgttatttttttgaaaaatatcttatatagttctgtcttactaggattaaagaaatatctGGAACAAAAATTGTATATTTTATACTATAAAGACTTTATGGAAAAAAACCCCGAAAAAACCTGAAAAATCGAAAAACCCCGAAAAAAATCGAGATTAAAAAACCttacttttattggtttggtatttagatttaataatccgacataattttgataattgaaaaattcgaaccaacccgacctatgtacacccctatcTATCAGCATCACTAAAATGCCAGATTTAAACACCTAAAGCTTTTCTTCTATTCTTTTTATAGATTTAGAGGTATACTAACGATTCTTTTTGTATAAACATCAAGTATTTATACTAAATCAATAACTTAACTATAGCTAATTAATGTATATTTTTACTTTGTTAGATCACTTAACTATATTAAGTTAATATAATTTTGTATAAACAACTGATACGGGTCTCAAGTCTTGTCGCATATTATAGGTCCATTCTTTGTACTCTTTACCAACAGCCCAACATTTTGGGTTTTATTGCGATGAAGTTAATTCAATTATGAAAGCACTCTAGTTTTCAAACTATTTAGACTTTGTAGATTGAATTGTTGAAAAAACTCGCCCCCAATAAATTCAGAAAATTGCCTACTTACCAAAACGAGTTTAATACTTCCACACAAACCAAACAATGACTTTAAGAAACATTAACGCGTCACCTCTTTGACCAATTAAAAAAACACCCTCCTCAGTACTCCCTTCATTTTTCCCATAAGCAGTCagcaaatatatatttattaaggCATGTGTGTACTTTTAAAATAGTAGTAGTACGTAGCAAATTTCTAAGATAGAGACACATCAACCTCTCTTCATAAAAAGTCAAAATAAGGAAGCTTCAACAGATATACATtatagatcttgacatatgacACTAAttgcattttatttatttatgtctaAACTCTAAAGACAGTCTTCTATATATATCAAAATCAAACATCTAAGTCCAGTCTAAGGAGAAAACTTTATACTACACTCTTTTGTTACATCCACCTCCCTCTTCTTCCATGGCAGATCATCAAAGAATCCATCCAGTTCCAGAGCCAGAACAGGAGCCACCAGTTCAAAAACCAACTGTTCCTTTAGTGCCACGTGGCTCTTTCAGATCAGAAAAAGGTGACCCTGAGAGACAGCAATTAGAACCACCTTTGAGAAGAAGAACAATCCCATATTATCCACCATTAAAACCACCTAAGAAAAGAATCTGTTCTTGCAAAAGATGTTTGTGTTGCACATGTTGTCTGCTTTTCCTTCTTATCATAATCATTGGTGCTTTAGCTGCTGCTTTTTACTTTGTCTtccaaccaaaaataccaaactACTCAGTTGACAGCATGAGGATTACACAGTTCAATTTCAACAATGACATGAGTTTATTATTTGCTACTTTTAATGTTAACATCACTGCAAGAAACCCCAACAAGAAAATTGGAATTTATTATGAAAGTGGTAGCCATTTGAGTGTTTGGTATACTGGTGTTAAACTATGTGAAGGATCATTGCCAAAATTTTATCAGGGTCATAGGAATACAACTGTTTTAAGCTTGAATTTATCAGGACAAACAGAGAATGCTTCTGAATTGTTGCAGTCACTGCAGGTTGATCAACAGAAAGGAAGTATTCCGTTGAATCTCAGGGCAAAAGTTCCAGTGAAGCTCAAAATTGGGAAATTGAAGCTTATGAAATGGAAGTTCTTGGTTAAGTGTAGGCTAGATGTGGATAGCTTGTCTGCAAATAATGCTATCAGGATTAGGAATAGTGATTGCAAGTTTGGTTTTAGGCTTTAATTGATGATTGATATCGTCCATTATAGTCCACcactattttcttggattttttttatttcgttGATTCTTTTCTTCACAATTATAtgttcatcttttttttttcttcttacaTATGTTTTTTTTCCAGTATCTGTGGACactgttgtactcatactatttTGTATTGATATAGTAATAAATTatctgttcttttctttttttggtctTACTGGATTATACtaaatgaaatttaaaaaaaaaaaaatggtgcGAGTTACTCTATAATATATGCAAGGTTTTGTGTGTACGTTATCTAAATGATTGTCAGTAAAATATTTAAACTCCGCAATAAAACTGGATTTGGAATATCGAATTGAATTGCTCAAGTAATTGCTATTTTAATAGCTTTCTTgtgaataaaaatatatatattgtaattTTTTAACAAGTGTACCTCTTGGTTTTGCTCTATGCCTTTTATCTTTGGAGATGCCATAAGGTACAGTATGTATTTACAGAACGCAACCTGCAGAGTTAACATCCAGGTTTTCGTTTTATAAATCTTAACCTATGCATCTAGTTTCTACATTGTATGTAATCATGTTGAATGCAAATTACTATAAGTATTTCAATCTTTAAAaatatgaaatacaatcactttCAGCTTCTTGCTTTGAGTATTGAACTCCAAAGATGTTCAATACTCCGGGATGGTTGCAATCTACATGGTTAATTATAAACGTGACAACAAATGAATTGTTTACATCCTCCTATCTGAAGAGAGCAGATAGTTTCTGAACCTTTAATTATTGAGTATTCATTTTGCAGAACAGACATACACTGTATATAAGAGTACTCAAGGTTTATATTGAGCACATGCATTTGTTGATATGCAAATTGGAATTAACTTAATGGCAGCTCCAAATCCAACTGTGTGCTTAAAAATTGTCAAGAATGAGCCAAAGATGTCATAATTGTAATCTACATATCAAGTGTAGGGAAGTAAGGACTTAATAGGATAAACGCAGTCCTCAATTTTTGTAAAGAATTCTATCCTCTCAGTCAAGTTTTAAATGGTGTCTCCTATCATTACACGGGTATTATATGCTATTGCTCCCTGCATTGAAGTGAAACTCCAATTTTAGCACCATGGAATCAATCTTAGAACTTAAAAGAATAACTGTGACACAGGGCCTAAGAGTAGGCTGTAGGGATGAAGAACAACATCTGCTTCAAGTAAATCAATGAAACAAAAGGTTGCAAAGCATACAATGTTCAAAGAAAAAAAGGTTGCAAAGTGTGCAACCACAACTAGAAAATCTAATCCTCAAACAAACTGCATACACCTTAACAAATTGTCCGATGTTTTTAAGTTGAAGCAGCCATAGAAATCGTGTGAAGGCTTCTAGGTCCAACTCTGCCACGACCTATTCCAGCTTGCTGGTTGTCAGAAGAATCCCTCTTCTTCTTCACATTCACTCTTCTTTTGCCTTCTTCCATGTCACGCCCAATCTCAGATACCGCATGCCTTTGAAATCCTAGAGGGCTCTTGTTATCATCTCTACTGTAGGATTTTGAAGTAGGCCAACAGTCAGTTGAATCAGCTGAATTAGGTTCCCATGAGGAAGGGGAAAGCCAGTTTTGCTGACCGCCAACAATGCTGTTGCTTCCTGAAGATTCTTGATCTTCGATGTCAGTTCCTCTTCTGAAGGTTACATACTTCTGTATGCTTGGCTCCATTAAGTCATCACTCACTGCAACTTCAGATTCCATGAATGGATCCTTGATCGCTAACCTCTTCTTGTTATCATTCTGgttaaattgctcacatgtgggAGGGTTTCTTCTCCTGTCATCGGAGAAAGCACTGGACAGATTGGAGCTAGTGGTTGAGTTGAGGTCAGCAACTGCATCAAGAATTGAGCAAGCTTTTGTTACACAAGGTGGTAGGGAAAATGCAGGGGTGGTGGTATTGGTCTTTTGATGGAAGTTTTGGATGTCCTCGAGCAATAGTGAAGTATACGATTGAGGTGGATTTGAGAGAGTTTCAGGATTGATGTCTAGGTCTCTAGATAGCCTTAGTGACCTGCTTCTCTGGGGTTTATTATGGCTTTCAGGTCCTGAAACAATCACATTCATTGCAACATTCCCTGCATTCTGCTGCTGCTCCTTGACTTTCCCATTGCATACAGTTTCTGTATTCAATTTCTGCGATAGCACACCAATATTGATATTAATTCAATTGATCAACTACCCCTTAATCCCAAACTAATTAGGATTGGTTACTTGGTTATCTGAATCCTCTGTATTCATTCGGTTTTATAGAGGTCTATATCAGATATATTATTCATCTTTATTAGGATTCTTTAAATTTCACACTTATTCCTACACAGGTATATTGAGACTAAAATCAGTTTATGTTCTCAAAATTCACACTTAACCTTACACAGACCTACAAACACAGAACTCATGTCAGACACACAATCAGTTTTTTTTCTAATACAAACCATAGCATCAAAGGTGACTGGTACAAGCAACTATTTGTCAGTATATAAATAGGCTAACTAAAACAAGATTTAAGAAAGTAATTATATCTAGAAACTAATAAAAAGAGCCAACCTGGGAAGTGACATTATTGTTGACAGGCTTCAGTCCTGGGACGGGCATTTCCTCCAATACAACATTGGTATCAATCTCAGTAAGAGGATTTCTTCTGTAAGGAGACTGTTCTTGTTTCCTTGAATTACTGCGGCTAAGGGACATGGGCTGCTGTTGATTATTATCTCTCTCACTCAATACCTTTGCATTCACTCTTGCTGGTGACCGAGCACGCGGAGATGCAGCAGCAGTTCTTGGTCCATCAGCAGCACCTACATTTCTCTTCACTTGAATCCTCTTAATAGCAGCAGCAGATATATTGTCAGCACCCACATCTATGCTCTTATCCATCACCATAGATGTAACAGTAGCTGGCACTGATACCATCTTTCCTGGCCTACCAC
Proteins encoded in this window:
- the LOC107790972 gene encoding NDR1/HIN1-like protein 6, with product MADHQRIHPVPEPEQEPPVQKPTVPLVPRGSFRSEKGDPERQQLEPPLRRRTIPYYPPLKPPKKRICSCKRCLCCTCCLLFLLIIIIGALAAAFYFVFQPKIPNYSVDSMRITQFNFNNDMSLLFATFNVNITARNPNKKIGIYYESGSHLSVWYTGVKLCEGSLPKFYQGHRNTTVLSLNLSGQTENASELLQSLQVDQQKGSIPLNLRAKVPVKLKIGKLKLMKWKFLVKCRLDVDSLSANNAIRIRNSDCKFGFRL
- the LOC107790973 gene encoding uncharacterized protein At1g65710, with translation MGSCLSKKNTSCSSSKSTSTTVVPNIKQEITKPNTQVENKKEVEGENVKKEIFVIKHRKSHEVDRKSEEEKASVKKVANEVVESAKNGNNNNVGASKENGIVVSAPVRTSSCTKEEVDAILIQCGRLSRSSSTGKTGLLGSSGSDNNGNPQRSTKYSGSKRSFDFENENGNEGLQENVVDCEDGGVRRHRQRSRQPRTPSSPSKGRRRTPSRERDQTQQQQQRSGSRERGSSSGGGRRVSRSPGRRSESPITKTSNGGNVASGNANGNNANGNNGGRPGKMVSVPATVTSMVMDKSIDVGADNISAAAIKRIQVKRNVGAADGPRTAAASPRARSPARVNAKVLSERDNNQQQPMSLSRSNSRKQEQSPYRRNPLTEIDTNVVLEEMPVPGLKPVNNNVTSQKLNTETVCNGKVKEQQQNAGNVAMNVIVSGPESHNKPQRSRSLRLSRDLDINPETLSNPPQSYTSLLLEDIQNFHQKTNTTTPAFSLPPCVTKACSILDAVADLNSTTSSNLSSAFSDDRRRNPPTCEQFNQNDNKKRLAIKDPFMESEVAVSDDLMEPSIQKYVTFRRGTDIEDQESSGSNSIVGGQQNWLSPSSWEPNSADSTDCWPTSKSYSRDDNKSPLGFQRHAVSEIGRDMEEGKRRVNVKKKRDSSDNQQAGIGRGRVGPRSLHTISMAAST